A section of the Rhodobacter sp. genome encodes:
- a CDS encoding transporter substrate-binding domain-containing protein, which yields MKNLALTAAVLALTASGALAQQVIRMGTEGAYPPYNYLNESNELVGFEIDLGNALCARANLTCEWVQNDWDSIIPNLVAGNYDTIMAGMNATPARAEVIAFSEAYKLPDPSGYMALAGTDPAVMESGVIAAQSNTVQASMVAETSATLIEFPTADETIAAVRNGTADAVLADHDFLVTYVTESNGELAFLATVPTAGDGVSIGLRQSDEALRATFNAAIESMKADGSLNALLRQWFGETVPVFE from the coding sequence ATGAAGAACCTTGCACTGACCGCCGCCGTTCTGGCGCTGACGGCCTCGGGCGCGCTGGCCCAACAGGTGATCCGCATGGGCACCGAGGGCGCCTACCCGCCCTACAACTATCTGAACGAAAGCAACGAACTGGTCGGGTTCGAAATCGACCTGGGCAATGCGCTCTGCGCGCGGGCGAACCTGACCTGCGAATGGGTCCAGAACGATTGGGATTCGATCATCCCCAACCTGGTCGCGGGCAACTATGACACGATCATGGCCGGCATGAACGCCACCCCTGCCCGGGCCGAGGTGATCGCGTTCAGCGAAGCCTACAAGCTGCCCGACCCGTCGGGCTACATGGCGCTGGCGGGCACCGATCCGGCGGTGATGGAATCGGGCGTGATCGCGGCCCAGTCGAACACCGTGCAGGCCAGCATGGTCGCGGAAACCTCGGCCACGCTGATCGAATTCCCGACCGCCGACGAAACCATCGCCGCGGTGCGCAACGGCACCGCCGACGCGGTGCTGGCCGACCACGACTTCCTGGTCACCTATGTGACGGAATCGAATGGCGAACTCGCGTTCCTGGCGACCGTGCCGACGGCGGGCGACGGCGTGTCGATCGGCCTGCGCCAGTCGGACGAGGCGTTGCGCGCGACCTTCAACGCCGCCATCGAATCGATGAAGGCGGACGGCTCGCTCAATGCCCTGCTGCGCCAGTGGTTCGGCGAGACCGTGCCGGTCTTCGAATGA
- a CDS encoding ABC transporter permease subunit: protein MFTFCSDPSTLPDWQWMACYLTTGSHMALYRSVLVVLLLLALAAPLALGMGFLGALAVRAQSRLVRLPGLAYVSMVRGVPDIIFFLFVPLAIDQGVEYARHRLLCPDWPDPVRQGNDFIVCPAAKMPLATDPAWVHDVWGFSLALFAFALVFGAFAANTLNGAMAAVPRAQLETGEAYGMTRAQTFRRILLPQMWVYALPGLSNLWMILTKATPLLFLLGIQDVVFWARELGGQKTGHYAYAHPDWRVWYFLGVLVFYLGLTWISQKVFDRLMARLNHGQATAGGEALRKAAA from the coding sequence ATGTTCACGTTCTGCTCGGACCCTTCCACGCTGCCGGACTGGCAATGGATGGCCTGTTATCTGACCACGGGCTCGCACATGGCCCTGTATCGGTCGGTGCTGGTCGTGCTGTTGCTGCTGGCGCTGGCGGCGCCGCTGGCGCTGGGGATGGGGTTCCTGGGCGCGCTGGCGGTTCGGGCGCAAAGCCGGCTGGTGCGGCTGCCGGGCCTGGCCTATGTGTCGATGGTGCGCGGCGTGCCCGACATCATCTTTTTCCTGTTCGTGCCGCTGGCGATCGACCAGGGCGTCGAATATGCCCGCCACCGCCTGCTGTGCCCCGACTGGCCCGATCCGGTGCGCCAGGGCAACGACTTCATCGTCTGCCCGGCGGCCAAGATGCCGCTGGCCACGGACCCGGCCTGGGTGCACGACGTCTGGGGCTTTTCGCTGGCGCTGTTCGCCTTTGCACTGGTCTTTGGCGCCTTTGCCGCGAACACGTTGAACGGGGCGATGGCCGCCGTGCCGCGCGCGCAGCTGGAAACCGGCGAGGCCTATGGCATGACCCGCGCGCAGACCTTTCGCCGCATCCTGCTGCCGCAGATGTGGGTCTATGCCCTGCCCGGGCTGTCGAACCTGTGGATGATCCTGACCAAGGCGACGCCGCTGCTGTTCCTGCTGGGCATCCAGGACGTGGTTTTCTGGGCGCGTGAACTGGGCGGTCAGAAGACCGGGCACTACGCCTATGCGCACCCGGACTGGCGGGTCTGGTATTTCCTGGGCGTGCTGGTGTTCTACCTGGGCCTGACCTGGATCAGCCAGAAGGTGTTCGACCGCCTGATGGCGCGGCTCAACCATGGGCAGGCGACCGCGGGCGGCGAAGCCCTGCGAAAGGCCGCCGCATGA
- a CDS encoding amino acid ABC transporter permease, translating into MNTCAESFETLILRSLGREYGARLLPSGLDITVCDQVALIASGLIWNVYFAVLALSFGFVLATVVALGKASPSAWLNRPARGFIFLFRGSPLFVQFFFVYEALVLLPRAGVTLGEITVPTQWMTRAWAGALFVLFLNTSAYTAEIFHGALASIPKGDSEAADAYGLTGWRKFRRITWPTMLRLAWPSYTNEAIFLLHATTLVFFSAFPAWQQMGDALYYAQYFAAQTFNPFIAYPLVGLYFVLMTLTVIGLFGIVNRRLNRHLPRAARARFRFRPQYIR; encoded by the coding sequence ATGAACACCTGCGCGGAAAGTTTCGAAACGCTGATCCTGCGCTCTCTGGGGCGCGAATACGGCGCGCGCCTGCTGCCGTCCGGGCTGGACATCACGGTTTGCGACCAGGTGGCGCTGATCGCCTCGGGGTTGATCTGGAACGTCTATTTCGCGGTGCTCGCGCTGAGTTTCGGCTTCGTGCTGGCCACCGTCGTGGCGCTGGGCAAGGCCAGCCCCAGCGCCTGGCTGAACCGCCCGGCGCGAGGCTTCATCTTCCTGTTCCGCGGCTCGCCGCTGTTCGTGCAGTTCTTCTTTGTCTACGAGGCGCTGGTGCTGCTGCCGCGCGCCGGCGTCACGCTGGGCGAGATCACGGTGCCCACGCAATGGATGACGCGCGCCTGGGCGGGGGCGCTGTTCGTGCTGTTTCTCAACACCTCGGCCTATACGGCCGAGATCTTCCATGGCGCCCTCGCGTCGATCCCCAAGGGCGACAGCGAGGCCGCCGATGCCTATGGCCTGACCGGCTGGCGCAAGTTTCGCCGCATCACCTGGCCGACCATGCTGCGACTGGCATGGCCCAGCTACACCAACGAGGCGATCTTTCTGCTGCACGCCACGACGCTGGTGTTCTTTTCGGCCTTTCCGGCCTGGCAGCAGATGGGCGATGCCCTGTATTACGCGCAATATTTTGCCGCGCAGACCTTCAACCCGTTCATCGCCTACCCGCTGGTCGGGCTCTATTTCGTGCTGATGACGCTGACGGTGATCGGTCTGTTCGGCATCGTCAACCGTCGGCTGAACCGGCATCTTCCCAGGGCGGCGCGGGCCCGGTTCCGGTTCAGACCGCAATACATAAGGTGA
- a CDS encoding glutamine synthetase — protein sequence MRDWLRHHPNVRTIRVAAADLNGQARGKRIPSRFADKLVRDGTRFPFSVMNLDIWGEDIEDSPLVFESGDADGVLKPTERGFLPMPWLEAPTALLPIWMFHEDGTPYAGDPRHALAAVVRRFHDRGMRPVCATELEFYLIDDSGRELRVPPSPRSGKRRPGADTLALRALDAFDRFFTDLYDACEAMDIDADTAISEAGPGQFEVNLLHSDDVLKIADDTWLFKMLVRGLARKHGFAASFMAKPYEDWPGNGMHMHFSITDPEGINLFDDGSQMGSPLLHQAVAGCLRAMAGATLLLAPHANSYDRLVPDAHAPTGIAWAYENRTAAVRIPSGNRRARRIEHRVAGGDINPYLMMAGVLGAALTGIEDSLTPPAPITGNAYELDLPQMPTTWQDAVDAFESSPEMARIFDPQLIENLLRTKRQEIRYMAEMTPDEVLHLYLDTV from the coding sequence ATGCGTGATTGGCTCCGCCATCACCCGAACGTCCGAACCATCCGTGTCGCCGCTGCCGATCTGAACGGCCAGGCCCGTGGAAAACGCATCCCCTCGCGCTTTGCCGACAAACTGGTGCGCGACGGCACGCGGTTTCCGTTTTCGGTGATGAACCTCGACATCTGGGGCGAGGACATCGAGGACAGCCCCCTGGTCTTTGAATCCGGCGACGCCGACGGCGTTCTGAAACCCACCGAGCGCGGCTTTCTGCCCATGCCCTGGCTCGAGGCGCCGACCGCGCTGCTGCCGATCTGGATGTTCCACGAGGACGGAACGCCCTATGCCGGCGACCCGCGTCACGCGCTGGCCGCCGTCGTCCGGCGTTTTCACGATCGCGGCATGCGCCCGGTCTGCGCGACCGAGCTGGAGTTCTACCTGATCGACGATTCCGGACGCGAATTGCGGGTGCCGCCCTCGCCCCGGTCGGGCAAGCGGCGCCCCGGCGCCGACACGCTGGCGCTGCGGGCGCTCGATGCCTTCGATCGGTTCTTCACCGATCTTTACGACGCCTGCGAGGCGATGGACATCGACGCCGACACGGCGATCTCCGAGGCCGGACCCGGCCAGTTCGAGGTGAACCTGCTGCATTCCGACGATGTGCTGAAGATCGCCGACGACACCTGGCTGTTCAAGATGCTGGTGCGGGGTCTGGCGCGCAAGCACGGTTTCGCCGCCAGTTTCATGGCCAAACCCTACGAGGACTGGCCGGGAAACGGGATGCACATGCATTTCTCGATCACCGACCCCGAGGGGATCAACCTGTTCGACGACGGCTCGCAGATGGGTTCGCCGCTGCTGCATCAGGCGGTCGCCGGATGCCTCAGGGCGATGGCGGGCGCAACGCTGCTGCTGGCGCCCCACGCCAACAGTTATGACCGGCTTGTGCCCGACGCACACGCCCCGACCGGCATCGCCTGGGCCTATGAGAACCGCACCGCCGCGGTGCGCATCCCCTCGGGAAATCGGCGCGCGCGGCGCATCGAACACCGCGTCGCGGGCGGCGACATCAACCCCTATCTGATGATGGCCGGCGTGCTGGGCGCGGCTCTGACCGGGATCGAGGATAGCCTGACCCCGCCGGCGCCGATCACCGGCAACGCCTATGAACTGGACCTTCCGCAAATGCCGACGACGTGGCAAGATGCCGTCGACGCCTTCGAGTCCAGCCCCGAAATGGCCCGCATCTTTGACCCGCAACTGATCGAGAACCTCTTGCGCACCAAGCGGCAAGAGATCCGCTACATGGCCGAGATGACGCCGGACGAAGTGTTGCATCTGTATCTCGATACCGTGTGA
- a CDS encoding type 1 glutamine amidotransferase, with the protein MKIGILQTGEAHESLRDRHGDYPDMFETLLAGHGFTFARWRVMDMAFPDSVRDCDGWLITGSKFGVYEGHPFIAPLERFIRDAFAAGVPVAGVCFGHQIMAQALGGKVEKFSGGWSTGPTEYDFGGQTLRLNAWHQDQVTALPPGAEPIATSPFCRYAGLAYGVNGLSVQPHPEFDDAFTAGLIEKRGRGVVPDALLAEAAARLGQRPPDSGPVADRIARFFLAANQAAAQPVK; encoded by the coding sequence ATGAAAATCGGCATTCTGCAAACCGGCGAAGCGCACGAGAGCCTGCGCGACCGGCACGGCGACTATCCCGACATGTTCGAAACCCTGCTGGCCGGGCACGGGTTCACCTTTGCCCGTTGGCGGGTGATGGACATGGCGTTTCCCGATTCGGTTCGGGACTGCGACGGGTGGCTCATCACCGGGTCGAAATTCGGCGTCTACGAGGGGCATCCGTTCATCGCCCCGCTGGAACGCTTCATCCGCGACGCCTTTGCCGCCGGCGTGCCGGTCGCGGGGGTCTGTTTCGGTCACCAGATCATGGCCCAGGCCCTGGGTGGCAAGGTCGAGAAATTCTCGGGCGGTTGGTCCACCGGGCCGACCGAATACGATTTCGGCGGCCAGACCCTCAGGCTGAACGCCTGGCATCAGGACCAGGTGACGGCCTTGCCCCCCGGTGCCGAACCCATCGCCACCTCTCCTTTCTGCCGCTACGCGGGGCTGGCCTATGGCGTCAACGGCCTGTCGGTGCAGCCGCATCCCGAATTCGACGACGCCTTTACCGCCGGATTGATCGAAAAGCGCGGCCGCGGTGTCGTGCCCGACGCCCTGCTGGCCGAGGCCGCGGCCCGTCTGGGTCAGCGCCCCCCCGACAGCGGCCCGGTGGCCGACCGGATCGCCCGTTTCTTCCTGGCCGCAAACCAAGCCGCGGCCCAACCCGTGAAATGA
- a CDS encoding glutamine synthetase: protein MSTWTTKIPEAARDFLAGRRLDEIECILPDIAGVARGKAMPAFKFDKQTHFYLPTSIFLQTITGEWADAPGGADEYKEPDMTLVPDFSTATAAPWTADITLQIIHDAMTQTGEPVPSAPRNVLRRVLDLYAAEGWKPVVAPEMEFYFVERNVDPNLPIVPPMGRSGRKAAAKQAYSMSAVDEYGKVIDDIYDFAEAMGLEIDGILQEGGAGQVEINLAHGDPIDLADHIFFFKRMIREAALRHDCFATFMAKPIEGEPGSAMHIHHSVVDLKTGKNIFSAADGTETPAFLHFIAGMQNHLPAAVALLAPYVNSYRRYVPDFAAPINLEWGRDNRTTGLRVPISGPEARRVENRLAGMDCNPYLGIAASLACGYLGLKEKREPRAECRINAYMGEDELPLTLGDAIDLLVADQAMREVLGPDFVALYASVKRHEYKEFQQVISPWEREHLLMNV from the coding sequence ATGAGCACCTGGACCACCAAGATCCCCGAAGCGGCGCGCGACTTCCTGGCCGGCCGCCGGCTGGACGAGATCGAATGCATCCTGCCCGACATCGCCGGCGTGGCGCGCGGCAAGGCGATGCCGGCCTTCAAGTTCGACAAGCAGACGCATTTCTATCTGCCGACCTCGATCTTCCTGCAAACGATCACGGGCGAATGGGCCGACGCGCCGGGGGGCGCCGATGAATACAAGGAACCGGACATGACCCTGGTTCCCGATTTCTCGACCGCGACCGCCGCGCCCTGGACCGCCGACATCACGTTGCAGATCATCCATGACGCCATGACCCAAACGGGCGAGCCGGTGCCGTCGGCGCCCCGCAACGTGTTGCGCCGGGTGCTGGACCTCTATGCGGCCGAAGGGTGGAAGCCGGTCGTCGCGCCCGAGATGGAGTTCTATTTCGTCGAGCGCAACGTGGACCCCAACCTGCCGATCGTGCCGCCGATGGGCCGCTCGGGACGCAAGGCGGCGGCGAAACAGGCCTATTCGATGTCCGCCGTGGACGAATACGGCAAGGTGATCGACGACATCTACGACTTTGCCGAGGCGATGGGGCTGGAAATCGACGGCATCCTGCAAGAGGGCGGCGCGGGCCAGGTCGAGATCAACCTGGCGCATGGCGACCCGATCGACCTGGCCGATCACATCTTTTTCTTCAAGCGCATGATCCGCGAGGCGGCGCTGCGCCACGATTGTTTCGCCACCTTCATGGCCAAACCGATCGAGGGCGAACCGGGTTCGGCGATGCATATCCACCACTCGGTGGTGGACCTGAAGACCGGCAAGAACATCTTTTCCGCCGCCGATGGCACGGAAACGCCCGCGTTCCTGCATTTCATCGCCGGGATGCAGAACCACTTGCCCGCCGCGGTCGCGCTGCTGGCGCCCTATGTGAACAGCTACCGCCGCTATGTCCCGGACTTCGCCGCGCCGATCAATCTGGAATGGGGGCGCGACAACCGCACGACGGGACTGAGGGTGCCGATCTCGGGGCCCGAGGCACGGCGCGTCGAGAACCGGCTGGCCGGCATGGATTGCAACCCCTACCTGGGCATCGCCGCATCCCTGGCCTGTGGCTATCTGGGCCTCAAGGAAAAGCGCGAGCCCCGCGCGGAATGCCGCATCAACGCCTATATGGGCGAGGACGAACTGCCCCTGACGCTGGGCGACGCGATCGACCTCCTGGTTGCGGATCAGGCGATGCGCGAGGTTCTGGGGCCGGATTTCGTGGCGCTCTATGCCTCGGTCAAGCGGCATGAATACAAGGAGTTCCAGCAGGTCATCAGCCCCTGGGAACGCGAGCACCTGCTGATGAACGTGTGA
- the ccmA gene encoding heme ABC exporter ATP-binding protein CcmA yields MELRVTDLTCARGGVPLIAGLSFAVQSGEALVLRGPNGSGKTTLLRTLAGLQPALAGAVSCPPEQMAYAAHADGLKSTLTVAENLRFWAAIHGTRGVDAAMAAMNLTDLADRQSQNLSAGQKRRLGLARLLVTGRWLWVLDEPTVSLDTASVALFGAVVRAHLAKGGAAVLATHIDLGLPEARILDLAPYKAALPAIPSGFDEAFL; encoded by the coding sequence ATGGAATTGCGTGTCACCGACCTGACCTGTGCCCGCGGGGGCGTGCCCCTGATCGCGGGTTTGAGTTTCGCCGTGCAGAGCGGCGAGGCGCTGGTTCTGCGTGGCCCGAACGGGTCCGGAAAAACGACGCTTCTGCGCACCCTGGCGGGGTTGCAACCGGCGCTGGCGGGTGCCGTTTCGTGCCCGCCCGAGCAGATGGCCTATGCCGCGCATGCGGACGGGTTGAAATCCACGCTGACCGTGGCCGAGAACCTGCGCTTCTGGGCCGCGATCCATGGCACGCGCGGCGTGGACGCAGCGATGGCGGCGATGAACCTGACCGACCTGGCGGACCGCCAGTCACAGAACCTGTCCGCGGGCCAGAAGCGCCGTCTGGGCCTGGCACGGCTGCTGGTCACGGGCCGCTGGCTTTGGGTTCTGGACGAACCGACGGTGTCGCTGGACACGGCGTCGGTCGCGCTGTTCGGCGCCGTGGTGCGGGCCCATCTGGCCAAAGGCGGCGCGGCGGTTCTGGCGACTCATATCGACCTGGGCCTGCCCGAAGCGCGGATTCTGGACCTGGCGCCCTACAAGGCCGCGCTGCCGGCGATTCCGTCCGGTTTCGACGAGGCCTTCCTGTGA
- the ccmB gene encoding heme exporter protein CcmB, which translates to MIALLVRDLRLSMRAGGGFGLGLGFFLILVVLVPLGVGPDPAVLGLIAPGILWVGALLASLLSLDRLFALDHEDGSLDLLATSPIPLEAVVAIKALAHWITTGVPLALAAPVLAILLNLGGPAYGTLVLSLALGTPALSMIGAFGAALTVGLKRGGLLLSLLVLPLYVPSLVFGAQAVTRAAQDLDPATPLLLLAGITAGSIGLLPFAAAFALRINLR; encoded by the coding sequence GTGATCGCGCTGTTGGTGCGGGATTTGCGCCTGTCGATGCGCGCGGGCGGCGGCTTTGGCCTGGGGCTGGGGTTCTTCCTGATCCTGGTGGTGCTGGTGCCGCTGGGCGTGGGCCCGGACCCGGCGGTGCTGGGCCTGATCGCCCCCGGCATCCTGTGGGTGGGCGCACTGTTGGCCAGCCTGCTGTCGCTGGACCGGCTTTTTGCGCTGGATCACGAGGACGGCTCGCTGGACCTGCTGGCGACTTCGCCCATTCCGCTTGAGGCGGTGGTCGCGATCAAGGCGCTGGCGCACTGGATCACCACCGGAGTGCCCCTGGCGCTGGCCGCGCCGGTGCTGGCGATCCTGCTCAATCTGGGGGGGCCGGCCTATGGCACGCTGGTGTTGTCGCTGGCGCTGGGCACGCCCGCGCTCAGCATGATCGGGGCGTTCGGCGCGGCGCTGACCGTGGGGTTGAAGCGCGGCGGACTGTTGCTGTCGCTGCTGGTGCTGCCGCTCTATGTGCCGAGCCTGGTGTTCGGGGCGCAGGCTGTCACGCGCGCCGCGCAGGACCTGGACCCCGCGACGCCGCTTCTGCTGCTGGCGGGGATCACCGCGGGCTCGATCGGCCTGCTACCCTTCGCCGCAGCCTTCGCCTTGCGCATCAATCTGCGCTAG
- a CDS encoding heme ABC transporter permease gives MASLWEYANPVKFMKLSGWLLPVSALLAAGLIVTGLVWGFFLTPDDYRQGATVKIIFLHVPSALMAINAWVMMLIASLIWLIRRHHVSALAAKAAGPIGATMTLIALITGALWGQPMWGTWWAWDPRLTSFLILFLFYIGYIALWSAIEDADTAADLTAVLCLVGSVFAVLSRYAALFWNQGLHQGASLSVAPGTRMDWSYKAPLYLSMTGFGLLFLALVLAGTRTEIRARRARALISRERAAA, from the coding sequence ATGGCATCGCTCTGGGAATACGCCAATCCGGTGAAATTCATGAAGCTCTCGGGCTGGCTCTTGCCCGTGAGCGCGCTGTTGGCCGCCGGGTTGATCGTCACCGGGCTGGTCTGGGGCTTTTTCCTGACGCCGGATGATTACCGCCAGGGCGCGACGGTGAAGATCATCTTCCTGCATGTCCCGTCGGCGCTGATGGCGATCAACGCCTGGGTCATGATGCTGATCGCCTCGCTGATCTGGCTGATCCGGCGCCACCACGTCAGCGCGCTGGCAGCCAAGGCCGCCGGGCCGATCGGCGCGACGATGACGCTGATTGCGCTGATTACCGGCGCGCTCTGGGGTCAGCCGATGTGGGGCACCTGGTGGGCCTGGGACCCGCGGCTTACCTCGTTCCTGATCCTGTTCCTGTTCTACATCGGCTATATCGCGCTGTGGTCGGCGATCGAGGATGCCGACACCGCCGCCGACCTGACCGCCGTGCTGTGCCTGGTGGGCAGCGTGTTCGCCGTTCTGTCGCGCTATGCGGCGCTGTTCTGGAACCAGGGCTTGCACCAGGGGGCGTCGCTGTCGGTCGCGCCGGGCACCCGCATGGACTGGAGCTACAAGGCCCCCCTTTATCTGAGCATGACGGGCTTTGGCCTGTTGTTTCTGGCGCTGGTGCTGGCCGGCACGCGGACGGAAATCCGCGCGCGGCGGGCCAGGGCGCTGATCTCGCGTGAAAGAGCCGCCGCATGA
- the ccmD gene encoding heme exporter protein CcmD, producing MMPDLGAYATEVLLAYAVSLGLLIALILWVWARARRVRKDLAALETRMNRKA from the coding sequence ATGATGCCCGACCTTGGCGCCTATGCCACCGAAGTGTTGCTGGCCTATGCCGTGTCGCTGGGCCTGCTGATTGCCCTGATCCTGTGGGTCTGGGCCCGCGCCCGCCGCGTGCGCAAGGATCTGGCGGCGCTGGAAACCCGAATGAACCGGAAAGCCTGA
- a CDS encoding DsbE family thiol:disulfide interchange protein produces the protein MPKINPLLVLPPVLLAGFVAFVAVGNFREDPTAMPSARAGHQAPVVALEPMGERTLFTDAMLRTGEVTLVNFWASWCPPCRAEHPLVTELAESGVTILGVNYRDTPERADAYLEDLGNPYAAIGADPRARMGLDWGVVGLPETFVVDGAGNIVMRFAGPLTEAVIANQIRPAIERAQGGGS, from the coding sequence ATGCCAAAGATCAATCCCCTGCTGGTCCTTCCGCCCGTGCTGCTGGCCGGGTTCGTCGCCTTTGTCGCCGTCGGAAATTTCCGCGAGGACCCGACGGCCATGCCCTCGGCCCGCGCCGGTCACCAGGCCCCCGTGGTCGCGCTGGAACCGATGGGCGAGCGGACGCTGTTCACCGATGCCATGCTGCGCACGGGCGAGGTCACGCTGGTGAACTTCTGGGCCTCGTGGTGCCCGCCCTGCCGGGCCGAGCATCCGCTGGTCACCGAACTGGCGGAAAGCGGCGTGACGATCCTGGGCGTGAATTATCGCGACACGCCCGAACGCGCCGACGCCTATCTCGAGGACCTGGGCAACCCCTATGCCGCGATCGGCGCGGACCCCCGCGCGCGGATGGGCCTGGATTGGGGCGTGGTCGGCCTGCCCGAGACCTTTGTGGTGGACGGTGCGGGCAACATCGTGATGCGCTTTGCCGGGCCGCTGACCGAGGCCGTGATCGCCAACCAGATCCGCCCGGCCATCGAACGCGCGCAAGGCGGCGGGTCATGA
- a CDS encoding DUF1638 domain-containing protein → MSNPSDARLTTQGMEARGTGKVLALACGALAHEILALKAANGWTHLDLHCLPANLHLWPDRIPDAVEQAVDRFRDAYESIFVVYADCGTGGLLQARCAALGVEMIEGPHCYAFFSGNAEFAARAEDEITAFYLTDFLVRQFDAFVWKPMGFDRHPELIQMMFGNYETLIYLAQLDDPALDAKARHHAQRLGLTYERRLTGYGDLAQALAQAVTPSVRGGGTGGVTGA, encoded by the coding sequence ATGAGCAACCCCTCGGATGCACGGCTGACGACCCAGGGGATGGAGGCGCGCGGCACCGGCAAGGTTCTGGCGCTGGCCTGCGGCGCGCTGGCGCACGAGATCCTGGCCCTGAAGGCCGCGAATGGCTGGACGCATCTGGACCTTCACTGCCTGCCCGCCAACCTGCACCTGTGGCCCGACCGCATCCCCGACGCCGTGGAACAGGCGGTGGACCGGTTCCGCGACGCCTACGAAAGCATCTTTGTCGTCTATGCCGATTGCGGCACCGGCGGGCTGCTGCAAGCGCGCTGTGCGGCGCTGGGTGTCGAAATGATCGAAGGCCCGCATTGCTACGCCTTCTTTTCCGGCAACGCCGAATTCGCAGCCCGCGCCGAGGACGAGATCACCGCTTTCTACCTGACCGACTTTCTGGTGCGCCAGTTCGATGCCTTTGTCTGGAAGCCCATGGGCTTCGACCGCCACCCCGAGTTGATCCAGATGATGTTCGGCAACTACGAGACGCTGATCTATCTGGCGCAACTGGACGACCCCGCGCTGGACGCCAAGGCCCGCCACCACGCGCAACGACTGGGCCTGACCTATGAGCGGCGGCTCACGGGTTACGGGGATCTCGCGCAAGCGTTGGCGCAGGCCGTGACGCCCAGCGTGAGGGGCGGGGGGACGGGCGGGGTGACGGGCGCGTGA